In the genome of Rhodothermus sp., the window AAATGCCTGTGAACCAATTGCAGCGTTATGGCTGCTGGCGTATCATGCGCCCCGGGTACAACAAATATGGCTGGAGGTTATGAAAACGCGCACGCTTCGTTCGGATCTGCTGATTCTGCTGGCCACAGCCATCTGGGGTTTTGCTTTTGTGGCGCAGCGTGTGGGGATGGAGCACATGGGACCTTTCTGGTTCAATGCGTTGCGCTTCACTATGGGAGGGCTCGTATTGTTGCCGCTGCTCAGACGGCATGACGCTGCCGATGTGTCCCCTGCCGTGCAGTTTCGGGTGGGATTGCTGGCCGGACTGATCCTGTTTCTGGGTGCTTCGGCGCAGCAGATCGGCCTGGTCTACACTACGGCTGGTAAGGCGGGCTTTATTACCGGACTGTATGTAATTTTTGTACCGCTCCTGGGCGTTTTCTGGCGGCAACACACCTACCTGGAAGCCTGGCTGGGAGTGGGGCTGGCGGCCGCCGGGATGTATTTACTGAGTGTAGCCGAGACGCTCGCGATCAATCCTGGCGATGGGCTGGTGCTGATTAGTGCTCTCTGCTGGGCCTTTCATATTCATCTGATCGATCGCTATGCACATCGCATGCCACCGTTTCGGCTGGCGTTCACGCAGTTTGTGGCCTGTGCGCTGCTGAGTGGCCTGACGGCACTGCTGGTTGAAACACCTTCACTGCCAGATGCCCGCGAGGCCTGGGGGGCCCTGCTGTATGCAGGTTTCCTTTCGGTAGGAGTTGGCTACACGCTGCAGGTGGTGGCGCAACGGGAAGCGCATCCCACCCATGCGGCCATTCTGTTCAGTCTCGAAGCCGTCTTTGCGGCATTGGGGGGCTGGTGGTTGCTTGATGAGACGCTCACGACACGCCAGCTTTTTGGCTGTAGTCTGATGCTGAGTGGCATGCTGCTTTCACAGCTACGTCCTTTTACCCGACGCACACCGGTTTTTATGTAAGTGGTATTTGATTTAACTCGAAAGATGTACGATATTTAATAGCGAGCCTGAAAAGTTTCAATATGTTGTCATGGATATGCGACCCGGTGACATTGGATGGATGCCCCGGGTTACGGGTGTGTCGGCCGAGCGGGAACAGTACCGGGAGAAGGAGAAGACGGCACGTCGGGTGCGTCGAAAGAAAAAAGGCGAACGGACATCGGATACCCCGCGTGCGGCTTCCGCAGGAGATACGGGCCGGCATATCGACCTGCGGGCATAGCCGGTTTCCTTCGTGACAGCCTCTGTCGAATCGGGTAGCCGCTATGTAGGCCGTTTCAAGAAGCGGTGAGGACCGATAGTCGCTCAGCAGATCCTCGGGAGCTGTTCCCCACTGGGCAGATCAAGGATGCGGGTGGTCCCGATGGTCGTATGCAGGGTAACCATCCCGGCCGGTGCATCGGTTGTCACCTGACCGATAAGGCAGGCGTCGGCGCTGACCGGTATTTCCCGCAGCAGGGATAGGGCCCGCTCTGCTTCAGCTTCTGGTACGAAGGCAACAAAACGGCCCTCGTTGGCGACGTAAAGCGGATCGAGCCCCAGCATTTCGCAGGCACTCTGCAC includes:
- a CDS encoding DMT family transporter → MKTRTLRSDLLILLATAIWGFAFVAQRVGMEHMGPFWFNALRFTMGGLVLLPLLRRHDAADVSPAVQFRVGLLAGLILFLGASAQQIGLVYTTAGKAGFITGLYVIFVPLLGVFWRQHTYLEAWLGVGLAAAGMYLLSVAETLAINPGDGLVLISALCWAFHIHLIDRYAHRMPPFRLAFTQFVACALLSGLTALLVETPSLPDAREAWGALLYAGFLSVGVGYTLQVVAQREAHPTHAAILFSLEAVFAALGGWWLLDETLTTRQLFGCSLMLSGMLLSQLRPFTRRTPVFM